The following proteins are co-located in the Siansivirga zeaxanthinifaciens CC-SAMT-1 genome:
- a CDS encoding DUF3857 domain-containing transglutaminase family protein, which produces MYIKEHLIYVLFLVTFSSFSQEKFYTSFNIPANLTKNANAVIRYSDMKIALESSSEMVVTEKRIVTVLNKQGNNAVDAFVHYDDNVKIKELEVHVYNDFGAQINRIKKNDFKDVSAVDGGTLYSDSRVKYLEYTPVAYPYTIEFICQTVTKNTAFIPSFSPVSESFVSVENSEYSIVYPQTLDVRKKEKNIDSFQIEKEETSGQIVYKAKNIEAYKPEEYGPAFFNMAPKVLFATKQFTLEGFYAEVDDWETFGKWMYNDLISDTHDLPETTIATVTNLVKDETDSIEKAKIIYQYVQDKVRYISVQVGIGGWKPFKASEVDKLGYGDCKALTNYTMALLKAVNVPSNYSVVYAGSTQRCLEKDFASVQGNHVILSIPNNENTVWLECTSQKLPFGFIGDFTDDRDVLVITPDGGKIQHTKKYATKENIQQTTGSCILSASGGIKVKVNVLSQGIQYDDKYWLETETERDLDTYYKKRWKYINSLSVNKINISNDKNAITFIEEVDFEAANYSKIVGNRMLLPLNVLNRNTHIPDRYRERKQPLIIKRGFEDRDEVEINLPSGYAVEALPKNIVINNKFGSYEAKFTIKDAATIIYNRTFIVNDGEYLKEDYEPFRLFYKEVTKHDNVKVALITKS; this is translated from the coding sequence ATGTACATAAAAGAGCACCTTATTTACGTACTATTTTTAGTTACTTTTTCATCTTTTTCTCAAGAAAAATTTTATACCAGTTTTAATATTCCGGCTAACCTTACAAAAAATGCTAATGCTGTTATTCGGTATAGTGATATGAAAATAGCGTTAGAAAGTTCTAGCGAAATGGTTGTAACCGAAAAACGTATTGTTACTGTTCTTAACAAACAAGGAAATAATGCTGTTGATGCTTTTGTTCATTACGACGATAATGTAAAAATTAAAGAATTAGAAGTTCACGTTTATAACGATTTTGGTGCTCAAATTAATCGTATAAAGAAAAACGATTTTAAAGATGTGAGTGCCGTTGATGGCGGGACACTTTACAGCGATTCCAGAGTAAAATATTTAGAATATACTCCCGTAGCATATCCATACACCATAGAATTTATTTGCCAAACCGTAACAAAAAATACCGCATTTATTCCGTCTTTTAGTCCTGTTAGTGAAAGTTTTGTAAGTGTTGAAAACAGTGAGTATAGCATCGTTTATCCTCAAACTTTAGATGTAAGAAAAAAAGAAAAAAATATAGATAGCTTCCAAATTGAAAAAGAGGAGACCTCAGGGCAAATAGTTTATAAGGCCAAAAATATCGAGGCTTACAAACCAGAAGAATACGGACCGGCTTTCTTTAATATGGCACCTAAAGTTTTGTTCGCAACGAAACAATTTACACTAGAAGGTTTTTATGCCGAAGTAGACGATTGGGAAACGTTTGGCAAGTGGATGTACAACGATTTAATAAGCGACACCCACGATTTACCTGAAACTACAATTGCCACAGTTACTAATTTGGTTAAAGACGAAACAGATTCCATTGAAAAAGCAAAAATAATATATCAATATGTTCAAGATAAGGTGCGGTATATTAGTGTGCAGGTTGGCATTGGAGGCTGGAAACCCTTCAAAGCTTCAGAGGTTGATAAATTAGGATATGGCGATTGTAAAGCCTTAACAAATTATACCATGGCTTTATTGAAAGCCGTTAATGTACCCTCTAATTATTCGGTTGTTTATGCAGGTTCCACCCAAAGATGTTTAGAAAAAGATTTTGCTTCGGTACAAGGTAATCATGTTATTTTATCTATTCCTAATAACGAAAATACCGTGTGGTTAGAATGTACCAGTCAGAAATTACCATTTGGGTTTATTGGCGATTTTACAGACGATCGCGATGTTTTGGTTATTACACCCGATGGCGGTAAAATTCAGCATACAAAAAAATATGCGACTAAAGAAAATATCCAACAAACCACGGGGTCTTGTATCCTTTCAGCTTCAGGAGGCATTAAAGTTAAAGTTAATGTGTTGTCTCAAGGTATTCAATATGACGATAAATATTGGTTAGAAACCGAAACCGAGAGAGATTTAGATACTTACTATAAAAAAAGATGGAAATATATTAACAGTTTAAGTGTCAATAAAATTAATATTTCCAACGATAAAAATGCAATTACTTTTATTGAAGAAGTCGATTTTGAAGCCGCAAATTATTCTAAAATAGTTGGAAATCGCATGCTATTACCATTAAATGTTTTAAATAGAAATACGCACATTCCAGATCGCTATAGAGAGAGAAAGCAGCCTTTAATTATTAAAAGAGGATTTGAAGACCGCGATGAGGTTGAAATTAATTTACCATCTGGTTATGCTGTTGAAGCTCTTCCTAAAAATATTGTTATAAATAATAAATTTGGTAGTTACGAGGCAAAATTTACTATTAAAGACGCTGCTACCATAATCTATAACAGAACTTTTATTGTTAATGATGGCGAATATTTAAAAGAAGATTACGAGCCTTTTAGGTTGTTTTATAAAGAAGTGACTAAGCACGATAATGTAAAAGTCGCATTGATTACTAAAAGCTAA
- a CDS encoding nucleotide pyrophosphohydrolase — MNIQNAQQEVDNWIKNHGVRYFNELTNMAQLTEEVGEVARIIARRYGEQSEKESDKSKDLGEELADVVFVVLCLANQTGIDLQAAFDKKLDLKTKRDHDRHQNNEKLK; from the coding sequence ATGAATATTCAAAACGCGCAACAGGAAGTAGATAACTGGATTAAAAACCACGGTGTACGATATTTTAACGAGCTAACTAATATGGCGCAATTAACCGAGGAGGTTGGAGAAGTAGCACGTATTATTGCAAGACGTTACGGTGAACAAAGCGAAAAAGAAAGCGATAAAAGTAAAGACCTTGGCGAAGAATTAGCCGATGTTGTTTTTGTTGTTTTGTGTTTGGCAAACCAAACAGGCATCGATTTACAGGCTGCTTTCGATAAAAAATTAGATTTAAAAACAAAGCGTGACCACGATAGGCATCAGAATAACGAAAAATTAAAGTAA
- a CDS encoding 3-phosphoshikimate 1-carboxyvinyltransferase, whose protein sequence is MHFTLHKTDIAKQSSINITGSKSESNRLLLLQALYPQFLLENISNSDDSNLMTNALISTSNVIDIHHAGTAMRFLTAFFSIQEGREVTLTGSKRMKERPIQILVEALQELGADIAYVENAGYPPIKITGKKITKNKVSLKANVSSQYISALLLIASKLENGLQLTLEGEITSVPYIKMTLSLLEEIGVQTDFFGNVITVKPNKNVLEPKTLVVESDWSSASYYFSLLAISDVGTEITISSYKENSLQGDSVLVDIYKHFGVSSTFSNNQLTLKKEPVRLQPLKLDLKNAPDIAQTIAVTCFALGISCDLTGLHTLKIKETDRLVALKTEIEKLGGEVAITNESLHLSPANTIKENISIATYNDHRMAMAFAPLALKTSLIIEDAAVVSKSYPTFWDDLESIGFKITK, encoded by the coding sequence ATGCATTTTACACTTCATAAAACAGATATTGCTAAGCAATCATCTATAAATATAACAGGTTCTAAAAGCGAATCTAACAGATTATTACTACTGCAAGCTTTGTACCCGCAGTTTTTACTTGAAAATATTTCAAATTCAGACGACAGTAATTTAATGACCAATGCATTAATTTCAACGTCTAATGTTATAGATATTCATCATGCCGGTACAGCGATGCGTTTTTTAACTGCATTTTTTTCTATTCAAGAAGGGCGTGAGGTTACCTTAACTGGTTCTAAACGAATGAAAGAACGTCCTATACAAATTTTAGTAGAGGCGCTTCAGGAGCTTGGTGCAGATATTGCGTATGTTGAAAATGCAGGATATCCGCCAATTAAAATAACGGGAAAAAAAATAACTAAAAACAAAGTATCTTTAAAAGCCAATGTAAGTAGTCAGTATATTTCGGCATTACTTTTAATAGCTTCAAAATTAGAAAATGGTTTGCAATTAACCCTCGAAGGAGAGATAACTTCGGTGCCTTATATTAAAATGACCCTTAGTCTTTTAGAAGAAATTGGCGTGCAAACAGATTTCTTTGGAAACGTAATAACCGTTAAGCCAAATAAAAATGTGTTAGAACCAAAAACGTTGGTGGTAGAATCAGATTGGTCTTCGGCATCTTATTATTTTAGTTTGTTGGCTATAAGCGATGTAGGGACAGAAATAACCATTTCTTCATACAAAGAGAATTCACTACAAGGCGATTCGGTGTTGGTTGATATTTACAAACATTTTGGTGTTTCGTCTACCTTTAGTAATAATCAACTAACTTTAAAAAAGGAGCCTGTAAGGTTACAACCTCTTAAATTAGATTTAAAAAACGCTCCAGATATTGCACAAACTATTGCAGTAACCTGTTTTGCTTTGGGTATTTCATGCGATTTAACGGGCTTACACACCCTAAAAATTAAAGAAACCGACAGGTTAGTTGCTTTAAAAACCGAAATAGAAAAATTAGGAGGCGAGGTAGCCATTACCAACGAGTCTCTGCATTTATCTCCTGCAAACACAATAAAAGAAAATATATCTATTGCCACCTATAACGACCACCGTATGGCTATGGCTTTTGCACCTTTGGCATTAAAAACATCGCTTATTATTGAGGATGCCGCAGTGGTTTCAAAATCGTATCCAACCTTTTGGGACGATCTAGAATCTATCGGATTTAAAATAACTAAATAA
- the queA gene encoding tRNA preQ1(34) S-adenosylmethionine ribosyltransferase-isomerase QueA produces MKLSNFGFNLPEELLAEYPAENRDESRLMVLDRKKQTIEHRMFKDIVEYFDEDDVLILNNTKVFPARLYGNKEKTGARIEVFLLRELNQEQRLWDVLVDPARKIRIGNKLYFGDDDTLVAEVIDNTTSRGRTLRFLYDGSYTEFRKKLTELGETPLPKYIKREVQPEDEERYQTIYAKNEGAVAAPTAGLHFSKHVLKRLEIKGVKFAEVTLHVGLGTFNPVEVEDLSKHKMDSEELKIDEKAVEIVNAGIKNKKRVCAVGTTAMRAIESSVSSNGQLNEIEGWTNKFIFPPYDFSIANCMITNFHTPKSTLLMMVSAFAGHDFIKKAYEEAVKEKYKFYSYGDAMLIL; encoded by the coding sequence ATGAAATTATCTAACTTTGGTTTTAACCTGCCAGAAGAATTATTAGCTGAATACCCAGCAGAGAACAGAGATGAATCCCGTTTAATGGTTTTAGACAGAAAAAAACAAACCATCGAACACAGAATGTTTAAAGATATTGTAGAATATTTTGATGAAGACGATGTTTTAATTCTTAACAATACCAAAGTATTTCCAGCAAGATTATACGGAAACAAAGAAAAAACCGGAGCAAGAATCGAAGTATTTTTATTAAGAGAATTAAACCAAGAACAACGTTTATGGGATGTATTGGTAGATCCAGCTCGTAAAATAAGAATTGGAAATAAATTATACTTTGGAGACGACGATACCTTAGTTGCTGAAGTTATAGACAACACAACCTCAAGAGGGCGTACACTACGTTTCTTATACGATGGTTCATACACCGAGTTCCGTAAAAAATTAACCGAACTTGGCGAAACACCACTTCCAAAATACATAAAACGCGAAGTACAACCAGAAGACGAAGAGCGTTACCAAACTATTTATGCAAAAAACGAAGGTGCTGTAGCAGCTCCAACCGCAGGTTTACACTTTTCTAAACACGTGCTTAAACGTTTAGAAATTAAAGGCGTAAAATTTGCCGAAGTAACTCTCCACGTAGGTTTAGGAACCTTCAATCCAGTTGAGGTAGAAGATTTATCTAAACATAAAATGGATAGCGAAGAGCTTAAAATTGACGAAAAAGCTGTAGAAATAGTAAACGCTGGTATTAAAAACAAAAAACGTGTTTGTGCTGTGGGTACAACCGCAATGCGCGCTATCGAAAGTTCGGTATCATCAAACGGGCAACTAAACGAAATCGAAGGGTGGACAAACAAATTCATTTTCCCACCATACGATTTTAGTATCGCAAACTGCATGATTACTAACTTCCACACGCCAAAATCGACCCTTTTAATGATGGTTTCTGCCTTTGCAGGTCACGATTTCATTAAAAAAGCATACGAAGAGGCCGTAAAAGAAAAATACAAATTTTACAGTTATGGCGACGCCATGCTAATTTTATAA
- the rlmN gene encoding 23S rRNA (adenine(2503)-C(2))-methyltransferase RlmN: MAENKKDIRALTKDQLRAFFQSQGDKAFRGNQVYEWLWQKAAHSFDDMTNLSKETRQMLEDHFVINHIKVDAMQRSSDGTVKNAVKLHDGLIVESVLIPTATRSTACVSSQVGCSLDCRFCATARLKRMRNLNPDEIYDQVVAIDNESRLYFNRPLSNIVFMGMGEPLMNYKNVIKAIDKITSDEGLGMSPKRITVSTSGVPKMIKKMADDEVKFNLAVSLHSAIDEVRTQIMPFNETFPLADLREALEYWYAKTKRKISYEYVVWKGINDQQKDIDAFVKFCKYVPCKVNIIEYNPIDDGEFQQASNEALENYITNLEQNRIVVNVRRSRGKDIDAACGQLANKS; this comes from the coding sequence ATGGCAGAGAATAAAAAAGATATTCGCGCCTTAACTAAAGATCAGTTAAGAGCATTTTTTCAATCACAAGGCGATAAAGCCTTTCGAGGGAATCAAGTTTACGAATGGCTATGGCAAAAAGCAGCTCATAGCTTCGACGATATGACAAACCTATCGAAAGAAACCCGCCAAATGCTTGAAGACCATTTTGTAATAAACCATATAAAGGTCGATGCCATGCAGCGCAGTAGCGATGGCACGGTCAAGAATGCCGTGAAATTACACGATGGCTTAATAGTCGAGTCTGTATTAATTCCAACAGCCACCCGTTCTACGGCTTGTGTTTCCAGTCAGGTTGGTTGTAGTCTCGATTGTCGTTTTTGTGCCACAGCACGTTTAAAACGTATGCGAAATTTAAATCCAGACGAAATTTACGACCAGGTAGTTGCCATCGATAACGAAAGCAGATTGTACTTTAACCGTCCGCTTAGCAATATCGTTTTTATGGGAATGGGCGAGCCTTTAATGAATTATAAGAATGTTATAAAAGCCATCGATAAAATTACTTCAGATGAAGGCTTGGGGATGTCGCCAAAGCGCATTACGGTTTCAACATCGGGTGTACCAAAAATGATAAAAAAAATGGCAGACGATGAAGTTAAATTTAATTTAGCCGTATCCTTACATTCTGCCATAGACGAGGTGCGAACACAAATAATGCCATTTAATGAAACCTTCCCATTAGCCGATCTTAGAGAAGCCCTAGAATATTGGTACGCCAAAACCAAACGTAAAATTAGTTACGAATATGTTGTTTGGAAAGGTATTAACGACCAACAAAAAGATATAGATGCTTTTGTTAAGTTTTGTAAATATGTGCCTTGTAAAGTAAATATTATTGAATACAATCCTATAGACGACGGAGAATTTCAACAGGCATCGAACGAGGCTTTAGAAAATTATATTACTAATTTAGAGCAAAATAGAATTGTAGTAAATGTACGCCGAAGTCGAGGTAAAGATATAGATGCCGCTTGTGGGCAATTGGCTAATAAAAGTTAA
- a CDS encoding polyprenyl synthetase family protein, whose amino-acid sequence MKIVEQIKQPIAYEMELFEQKFLLSMSSKVALLNRITTYIVNRKGKQMRPMFVFLVSKMVSHGEVSERTYRGASVIELIHTATLVHDDVVDDSNRRRGFFSVNALWKNKIAVLIGDFLLSKGLLLSIDNNDFDLLKIISIAVREMSEGELLQIEKARKLDITEAIYYEIIRQKTATLIAACCSLGAASVKPESEHVEVMRKFGELIGMAFQVKDDLFDYSDDQIGKPTGIDIKEQKMTLPLIYVLNKASKEDKKWLINSIKNHNKDTKRVKQVIDYVKINGGLDYAILKMKEFQLEAIKILDKYPESDYKNSLKLMVDYVIDRKK is encoded by the coding sequence GTGAAAATAGTAGAACAAATAAAGCAGCCTATAGCTTATGAAATGGAACTTTTCGAACAAAAGTTCTTATTATCCATGTCTAGTAAAGTAGCGTTACTAAACAGAATTACAACCTACATTGTAAATCGAAAAGGAAAACAAATGCGACCTATGTTTGTTTTTCTGGTTTCTAAAATGGTATCGCATGGTGAAGTTAGCGAACGCACCTACAGAGGTGCTTCGGTCATTGAGTTAATACATACCGCTACCTTAGTGCACGATGATGTGGTTGATGATAGCAATCGCAGACGCGGTTTCTTCTCTGTTAATGCACTGTGGAAAAATAAAATAGCCGTTTTAATTGGCGATTTTTTACTTTCAAAAGGCCTGCTTTTAAGCATTGATAATAACGATTTCGATTTGCTTAAAATTATCTCAATTGCCGTTCGGGAAATGAGTGAAGGCGAATTACTGCAAATAGAAAAAGCCAGAAAATTAGATATTACAGAAGCTATATATTACGAAATTATTAGGCAAAAAACAGCCACTTTAATAGCTGCATGTTGTAGTTTGGGTGCTGCATCGGTAAAACCAGAATCGGAACATGTTGAGGTTATGAGAAAATTTGGCGAGCTTATAGGGATGGCTTTTCAAGTTAAAGATGATTTATTCGATTATAGTGACGACCAAATAGGTAAGCCAACAGGCATCGATATTAAAGAACAAAAAATGACACTCCCTTTAATTTACGTGCTTAACAAAGCGAGTAAAGAAGATAAAAAATGGTTAATTAACTCCATTAAAAATCATAATAAAGACACCAAACGTGTTAAGCAGGTTATAGACTATGTGAAAATCAATGGTGGTTTAGACTATGCCATTTTAAAAATGAAAGAGTTTCAATTAGAAGCCATTAAAATACTTGATAAATATCCCGAATCGGACTATAAAAATTCACTAAAACTTATGGTGGATTATGTTATAGATAGGAAGAAATAA
- a CDS encoding transglutaminase family protein — MGTFYIKHITKYTYDNPVIDGANLIRLHPINDAYQSVTSHYLIVTNNAFVETYTDFYKNIVGTFMLTEPIKELYIESNIEVNTTPRPYPIDTLDPATQWEALKSLKYDGDFVDFLSHKSFTGTPDFLKVIEDLNITEKTPFQVTTELCAFVYNTIKYTKGVTKVDTSIDEAWALKAGVCQDITTIMLKIVRMCGIPARYVSGYICTNDNNTRGEGATHAWLEAYIPSYGWFGFDPTNNTFANENHVRLAVGRDYSDCAPVKGVFKGKVDADLYVLVEVSTTKQTDVVKLPETPVSSIKNNSFKHNLERIQQQQQQQ; from the coding sequence ATGGGAACTTTTTATATTAAACATATTACGAAATACACTTACGATAATCCGGTTATAGATGGTGCTAATTTAATTAGACTTCATCCTATAAATGATGCCTATCAATCGGTTACTTCGCATTATTTAATTGTTACAAATAATGCTTTTGTTGAAACCTATACCGATTTTTATAAAAACATCGTAGGCACCTTTATGCTTACCGAACCCATAAAAGAACTTTATATTGAATCTAATATTGAAGTAAATACAACTCCCAGACCTTATCCTATTGATACTTTAGACCCTGCAACGCAGTGGGAGGCCTTAAAATCTTTAAAATATGATGGCGATTTTGTAGATTTTTTATCCCACAAATCGTTTACTGGAACCCCTGATTTTTTAAAAGTTATTGAAGATTTAAACATTACTGAAAAAACCCCTTTTCAAGTAACTACAGAGCTTTGCGCTTTCGTTTATAATACAATAAAATATACAAAAGGGGTTACGAAGGTAGACACATCTATAGACGAGGCTTGGGCATTAAAAGCAGGCGTTTGTCAAGACATAACCACCATAATGCTAAAAATTGTACGTATGTGTGGTATTCCTGCAAGATATGTTAGTGGTTACATTTGTACAAACGATAATAACACACGTGGTGAAGGCGCAACTCACGCTTGGCTTGAAGCCTATATTCCTTCTTATGGATGGTTTGGTTTTGATCCTACAAATAACACATTTGCCAACGAAAACCATGTGCGCTTAGCGGTTGGAAGAGATTATTCTGATTGTGCACCGGTTAAAGGTGTGTTTAAAGGAAAAGTAGATGCCGATTTATATGTACTTGTAGAAGTAAGCACTACAAAACAAACAGATGTAGTAAAATTACCAGAAACGCCTGTGTCGTCGATAAAAAATAATAGTTTTAAGCACAACCTAGAACGTATACAACAGCAACAGCAGCAACAATAA
- a CDS encoding alpha-E domain-containing protein gives MLSRVANNLIWLSRYMERGNGILSLLKINFYANQDSPELFSWTPIIKNFSSSENEFETEDAIECIDYMVFNLGNSNSLLNIVTRARENARSVQEHISRETWLCVNNYYLYITDKDLPRRLREEDPIHFLEELRKHHLVYYGTSDITQERGPSYYFMNVGKFLERVIQISDFTALKLQEIANTSDSLEKGFYWKNLLLSIGGYQLYLKTHKSTFNEEHIIQMVFQDKLFPRSVYYCVNKLNRLIHQLIDSNELEKNNLDFLLGKLESTIKYTTIDNINNQGLNNFIEGIKEDIRNISMNINSVYLSQIN, from the coding sequence ATGTTAAGTAGAGTAGCAAATAATCTTATTTGGTTGAGTAGATACATGGAGCGTGGTAATGGTATTTTAAGTTTATTAAAAATAAATTTTTATGCCAATCAAGACTCGCCAGAATTATTTTCATGGACGCCAATAATTAAAAACTTTTCATCATCTGAAAATGAATTTGAAACAGAAGATGCTATAGAATGTATAGATTATATGGTTTTTAACCTAGGCAATTCTAACTCGCTTCTAAATATTGTAACAAGAGCCAGAGAAAATGCCCGAAGTGTGCAAGAACATATCTCTAGAGAAACCTGGCTGTGTGTAAATAATTATTATTTATACATTACAGATAAAGATTTACCACGCAGACTTAGAGAAGAAGATCCTATACACTTTTTGGAAGAATTAAGAAAACACCATTTAGTGTATTACGGCACTTCCGATATCACTCAAGAAAGAGGACCATCGTATTACTTTATGAATGTTGGCAAATTCTTAGAACGTGTGATTCAAATTTCAGATTTTACAGCACTAAAACTTCAGGAAATAGCCAATACTTCCGATAGTTTAGAAAAAGGTTTTTACTGGAAAAATTTGCTTCTATCTATTGGAGGGTATCAATTATATCTAAAAACTCATAAATCCACCTTTAATGAAGAACATATTATTCAAATGGTTTTTCAGGATAAATTGTTTCCTCGATCTGTATATTATTGTGTAAATAAACTAAACAGACTTATACACCAATTAATTGATTCGAACGAGTTAGAGAAAAATAATCTAGATTTCTTGCTTGGAAAACTGGAAAGCACCATAAAATACACAACCATTGATAACATAAACAATCAAGGTCTGAATAACTTTATAGAAGGCATCAAAGAAGACATAAGAAACATTTCAATGAATATTAACTCTGTTTACTTATCTCAAATTAATTGA
- a CDS encoding circularly permuted type 2 ATP-grasp protein: MANNNLFSSYDKLNYTWDEMYNENAEFRPQYQRFIEYLKNSSVEKLSKKEDLSKQLFMSQGVTFTVYNDNEGIEKIFPFDIVPRVITASEWDKIERGIKQRLKALNLFIKDIYNEQFIIKDGIIPGELIYSCPNFLREMKGVKVPHDVYVHISGVDLIRNNDGEFYVLEDNLRTPSGVSYMLENREISKRLFPGILPENGVRSVSNYPNMLYKKLKELSNIADPNVVLLTPGIYNSAYYEHTTLARLMGIELVEGSDLVVKNHFVYMKTTNGLKQVDVIYRRVDDDFLDPLEFNAASVLGVAGIMSAYRKGNVNIVNAPGTGIADDKAIYIYVPDMIKYYLDEEPILKNIETYQLGRPDELEYVTKNIKDMVIKKTDGSGGYGMLMGHEASDEEIKDYLENVAKKPDNFIAQPILRLSTAPCFIDGKLTPRCIDLRPFALMGKDGIDICPGGLTRVALKKGSLVVNSSQGGGSKDTWVLK, from the coding sequence ATGGCTAACAATAATCTTTTTTCTTCTTACGACAAACTCAATTACACGTGGGATGAAATGTACAATGAAAATGCAGAGTTTAGACCTCAATACCAAAGATTTATTGAGTATCTAAAAAATTCATCAGTAGAAAAACTCTCTAAAAAAGAAGACTTATCGAAACAGTTATTCATGAGTCAAGGTGTAACCTTTACCGTTTATAACGATAATGAAGGTATTGAGAAAATTTTCCCTTTCGATATTGTACCTAGAGTTATTACTGCATCTGAATGGGACAAAATAGAGCGCGGAATAAAGCAACGACTTAAAGCTTTAAATCTTTTTATAAAAGATATTTATAACGAACAATTTATTATAAAAGACGGTATTATTCCTGGCGAATTAATTTACTCCTGCCCAAACTTTTTACGTGAAATGAAAGGCGTAAAAGTACCGCATGATGTATATGTTCACATATCGGGTGTCGATTTAATTCGTAATAACGATGGTGAATTTTATGTTCTGGAAGATAATTTAAGAACTCCCTCTGGTGTGAGTTATATGCTAGAAAACCGAGAAATATCCAAAAGGTTATTTCCTGGGATTTTACCTGAAAATGGTGTGAGATCGGTATCTAACTACCCAAACATGCTGTACAAAAAGCTCAAAGAGCTTTCTAACATTGCCGATCCAAACGTGGTTCTTTTAACACCTGGTATTTATAATTCTGCCTACTACGAGCATACTACTTTAGCGCGACTCATGGGTATCGAATTGGTAGAAGGTAGCGACTTGGTAGTGAAAAATCATTTTGTTTACATGAAAACAACCAATGGTTTAAAACAAGTTGATGTTATTTACAGACGTGTCGACGACGACTTTTTAGACCCGTTAGAGTTTAATGCTGCCAGTGTTTTAGGTGTGGCGGGAATCATGTCGGCTTACCGCAAAGGAAACGTAAATATTGTTAATGCACCGGGTACCGGAATTGCCGATGACAAAGCAATATATATTTATGTTCCAGACATGATTAAATATTATTTAGACGAAGAACCTATTTTAAAAAATATTGAAACCTATCAATTAGGAAGACCAGACGAACTTGAGTATGTTACCAAAAACATTAAAGACATGGTTATTAAAAAAACCGATGGTAGTGGTGGTTATGGCATGTTAATGGGTCATGAAGCTTCCGATGAGGAGATTAAAGATTATCTAGAAAATGTTGCAAAAAAACCAGATAACTTTATTGCGCAACCTATATTAAGACTATCCACAGCACCTTGTTTTATAGATGGTAAACTTACACCTCGCTGTATCGATTTACGTCCGTTTGCCCTTATGGGGAAAGATGGTATTGACATATGCCCTGGAGGTTTAACAAGGGTAGCGCTTAAAAAAGGCTCGTTGGTTGTAAATAGTTCTCAAGGTGGTGGCAGTAAAGACACTTGGGTTTTAAAATAA
- a CDS encoding RNA polymerase sigma factor produces the protein MKSILKVIQLHKDEASLIKGAIKNNRDSQRILFDLYAPKMLSVCRYYIKDIQFAEEVMLNGFFKVFSNLKNFKAEGSFEGWIRRIMVRESISYLRQKKSIEFALDVIDYKNDFTNNIQTEIELAEIQQLIDDLPEGYKIVFVMYAIEGYKHHEIAEILNISESTSKSQLFKAKKQLQEKIINRNKPGYGIK, from the coding sequence ATGAAATCAATATTGAAAGTAATACAACTCCATAAAGACGAAGCATCGCTTATAAAGGGCGCGATAAAAAATAACAGGGATTCGCAGCGCATTTTATTCGATTTGTATGCTCCAAAAATGTTAAGCGTTTGCAGGTACTACATAAAAGACATTCAATTTGCAGAAGAAGTTATGTTGAATGGTTTTTTTAAAGTGTTTTCAAATTTAAAAAATTTTAAAGCCGAAGGTAGTTTTGAAGGGTGGATACGTCGCATTATGGTTCGCGAATCTATATCGTATTTAAGACAAAAAAAGTCTATTGAATTTGCATTAGACGTTATCGATTACAAAAACGATTTCACCAATAATATTCAAACGGAAATTGAATTAGCAGAAATTCAACAATTAATCGATGATTTGCCAGAAGGTTATAAAATAGTATTTGTTATGTATGCGATTGAAGGGTATAAGCATCATGAAATTGCAGAAATTTTGAATATTTCAGAGAGTACTTCAAAATCACAATTATTTAAAGCTAAAAAACAGCTTCAAGAAAAAATTATTAATAGAAACAAGCCAGGTTATGGAATCAAATAA